The nucleotide window GTCGAGCTGCCGCAGGTTGCCCGGCCACGCGCTGCCGACGAGCAGCCGCTCCGCGTCCGGCGTCACGCGCGCGTTGCCCTCGGGGGAGCGCTCGCGGTGGCGGCGCTTCACCATGTACTGCGCCCAGAGCGGGATTTCGTCCTGACGCTCCTGCAGCGCGGGCATGCGCACGGGCAGCACGTTGACGCGGTAATAGAGGTCCTCGCGGAAGCGGCCCGCGCGCACCTCGGCGTGCAGGTCCGCGTTGGTGCCGATGATGAAGCGCACGTCCGCCTGACGCTCACCGGTGCCCTCGCCCAGCGGGCGGTAGCTGCGCGACTCCAACAGGTGCAGCAGGCCCGCCTGCGCCTTGAGCGACAGCTTGTCGATTTCGTCGATGAACAGCGTGCCGCCGTCCGCGCGGGCCACGCTGCCCGGCGCGTCGCGCACCGCGCCCGTGAAGGCGCCCTTCTTCCAGCCGAAGAGCTCCGCCATCTGGAGGTCCTCGGGAACCGTCACCAGGTCCAACGTCTCGAAGGGCTTGCCCCGACGGTTGGAGCGCTCGTGGCACCAGCGCGCCAGCCGGGACTTGCCCGCGCCCGTCGCGCCGCTGATGAGGATGGTCTCGTCCTGCAGCGCGAACACCCGCAGGATGGGCAGGAGTTCCGCCATGGAGCGCCCCACCACCGGCAGGTACTCGTCCACCTCCGGCGTGGCCACCGGACGCTGCGGCAGGCCGGCCAGGTACGGCGCCGCCACGTCCGCCAGCAGTTGGAGCCGCTCGCCGGACTCGCGCCAGACGAACTCCTGCCCCATGGCGGCCAGACAGTCCGCCTCCAGGGAGATCATCCCCTCGATGCTGCCGCCCGGCGTGCGCAGGGGCAGCACGCACACGTGCGTGGCGTGACGGCCCAGGAAGCGCTGGCGGCTCTCGTTGCTGTGGAAGCCCGCCAGCCCCGGGTCACCCGTCACCGGAGCGTCCGGCGCGTGCGGCTGCACCGTGCCCACGTTGACGTCGATGGACACCGCGCAGCGATGCTCCACCACCGCCCGCCACGCCGTGGCCGACGTGAAGAAGGGCGTCCCCACACTCGCATCCGTAATCTCAGTGGCGCCCACATCCAGCGCGGCCAGGCGCCGGTAGGCCTCCCCCGGGCGCAGGTGGACGATTCCGCGAAGCACGCGGGCTCGGGCTGCGTACCGACTGGACGCAACGGCGTCCTGCGCCACGGCCAACATGTGCTTCAGGGTGGTGGTCGCAGCGGTCTCGAAATCCTTCGCCCCCCGCAGCGCGCTCATGAGCTGCGGCATCTCCTCGTGCATCCACTCGCCTCCGTCCGGTGCCATCCGAGAGTACCCGCCAAGGGCCGCATCGGAGGGGAGGCAGTG belongs to Myxococcus fulvus and includes:
- a CDS encoding sigma-54-dependent transcriptional regulator, with protein sequence MAPDGGEWMHEEMPQLMSALRGAKDFETAATTTLKHMLAVAQDAVASSRYAARARVLRGIVHLRPGEAYRRLAALDVGATEITDASVGTPFFTSATAWRAVVEHRCAVSIDVNVGTVQPHAPDAPVTGDPGLAGFHSNESRQRFLGRHATHVCVLPLRTPGGSIEGMISLEADCLAAMGQEFVWRESGERLQLLADVAAPYLAGLPQRPVATPEVDEYLPVVGRSMAELLPILRVFALQDETILISGATGAGKSRLARWCHERSNRRGKPFETLDLVTVPEDLQMAELFGWKKGAFTGAVRDAPGSVARADGGTLFIDEIDKLSLKAQAGLLHLLESRSYRPLGEGTGERQADVRFIIGTNADLHAEVRAGRFREDLYYRVNVLPVRMPALQERQDEIPLWAQYMVKRRHRERSPEGNARVTPDAERLLVGSAWPGNLRQLDNIVRRAYTLAMVEHAVSGGELVLHEKHVARALDYEQAPGGKPLPDALKAAAQAFVAEARRRNAPLDLDLADAFRGLVLGVAIRQVGRDDGFKLLGRESLVKNRNHHKALKRELEKVEALYKALGEDASPFADLLSEDEAA